The following DNA comes from Candidatus Acidiferrales bacterium.
TCACTCAGTATTTACTTTGATAATTCACCTTTCCCGAAATAGAGAAGCATATGGCGTACAACGAGTTACTAGCTGACAGAGTGAGAGCGGCGCTTGGGCATGTTCAACGTGTCCAGGAAAAGAGAATGTTTGGCGGCATTGCATTTATGGTGAACGGGAAAATGTGCATCACGGTTGGAGATAATCGTCTAATGTGTCGGATTGACCCTGACCTGCATGAGGCCGCAATAAAGCGGAAGGCTGTTCGGCCGGTAAGGATGAGAGGGAAAGAGTACAAAGGATATGTTTATGTCCACGAGGATGGAATCAAGTCGGATAGAGATTTTAGCTGCTGGGTGGATCTCTGCCTTGGCTTCAACAGGAGAATAAAGGCACCGCAAAAGAGTAAGGGGAAGTGAAATATATGCTTCGGCAGTCTCCGTCCGCCCCCGGCGCAGCTTCATAGCTTGTTCCGGAGTCAGTCGCGGGAAAACAGTTTTTATTTCTCCTCCGCTAATCATAATTTGAGCATTGCAGTAAAGAAAGAAACAAATGCAATACGTCGTGTTTCATGCCGACATTGCTGACAAACATGACATATGTCAGTGCTCAGGTAGTTATGCGCCGGCGGATTCTCAACCGGGGCCATCATATCAAGTTTACTATGCCTGCTCCCGGGACTTTGCAGCTTATCGATTATGAAATCTGGTAGGGCTCGGTGTTAATATGAAAAACCAATATTTATTATGCAGCTCATTGACAATATTAATTGCGCTGTTCAGTTCCTGCAGCTCCGTTCCTAAGATACCGGAGAAGATTGAAAGCGTTTCGGAATTTGAGGACTATATGAACAAAGTAGTGACATCCGGTACTCCTCCCGGTATGTCTTTAGCGGTAGTAAAGAACGACAGTATTATATACAGTAAAGGTTTCGGCTGGGCTGACGAACCGCGGAAAATCCACGCGACACCAAATACAGCGTATCACTGGTGGTCATGTACGAA
Coding sequences within:
- a CDS encoding TfoX/Sxy family protein, with translation MAYNELLADRVRAALGHVQRVQEKRMFGGIAFMVNGKMCITVGDNRLMCRIDPDLHEAAIKRKAVRPVRMRGKEYKGYVYVHEDGIKSDRDFSCWVDLCLGFNRRIKAPQKSKGK